One region of Mycolicibacterium rhodesiae NBB3 genomic DNA includes:
- a CDS encoding xanthine dehydrogenase family protein molybdopterin-binding subunit encodes MREQIMGRFVGARVRRVEDRRLLSGRGRYVDDVVVPNMAHAAFVRSPLPHALIRGIDTTRAAAVAGVHAIFTGADIAAITNPLMGMLSLPGLYDPWHWALAVDRVRLVGDPVAIVIATSRAVAEDAAELVDVDYEELEPIATLAHAHDPSRPAIWPKAKGNIVYAASESFGDVDAAFAGADRVISETFRQHRHANQPMETRGTVAEVDADGNLTLHAAHQAAHSLKWAMALCLARRPEWMSVRDMFRQREQTKAIFAGAREFLRGHPKMMQDAQSITPVMLRQIVKDPMRMIHLNRALLGLMATPKEDLPHVVTGDIGGAFGSKNSVLREDIALCAVAQRLGRSIKWIEDRNEHLVLGGQARDEQVAVEAAVMNDGTVRGLRAKLTMDAGAYPAFPFGAPMFCRIIQTMFPGPYRFDAMQFDIEVVSSNKPSYVAYRGPWAVETWVRERLFDVIARELGISRAEIRLRNIIGPEMLPTSMVTGPTLDVRMSARTTLERALEIADFDHWAEHQAAAREQGHRLGLGIATYIEAAPGPPGFMDYVAPGLSALAAEPIHAVLERDGGVTVHTQQVPHGQGHETTLAQVAADELGVPVEAVRVRYGDTNIAPFGIAGTGGSRSAAMAGGAVGVAAHTLREHIVDIAADLLEASPADIVIEDGGIHVAGIPAMSRTFRDIAEEAMRRGVVGNTDRLGRGEAIRIHQDWNGGEGGWAQSTHVCWVDVDLETGQVTIPRYAVVEDCGQMINPAIVEGQIRGGVAQGVGAVFYEKTTYGEDGQPRSGTFMDYLIPTTMEIPEIEIHHVETPSDIAYNYRGVGEGGMIGAPAAITNAVEDALADLGVRITEQHLPPTRILELAGVIPERTDR; translated from the coding sequence ATGCGTGAACAGATCATGGGGCGTTTTGTGGGCGCCCGCGTCCGGAGGGTCGAGGACCGCCGCCTGCTGAGCGGGCGCGGCCGCTACGTCGACGATGTCGTCGTCCCGAACATGGCGCATGCGGCATTTGTTCGAAGTCCATTGCCGCACGCCCTGATCCGCGGCATCGACACCACCCGCGCCGCCGCCGTTGCGGGGGTGCACGCGATCTTCACCGGTGCGGACATCGCTGCGATCACCAACCCGCTGATGGGAATGCTCTCGCTGCCCGGGCTTTACGACCCGTGGCACTGGGCGTTGGCCGTCGACCGCGTGCGGCTGGTCGGCGATCCGGTCGCCATCGTGATCGCGACGTCACGCGCCGTCGCCGAGGATGCGGCGGAGCTGGTCGACGTGGATTACGAAGAGTTGGAGCCGATCGCGACGTTGGCGCACGCCCACGACCCCAGTCGGCCGGCGATTTGGCCGAAAGCCAAAGGCAACATCGTCTATGCGGCGTCGGAATCGTTCGGAGACGTCGACGCGGCGTTCGCCGGAGCGGATCGGGTGATCAGCGAGACGTTCCGTCAGCACCGCCATGCCAACCAACCGATGGAGACCAGGGGCACGGTGGCCGAGGTCGACGCCGACGGCAACCTCACGTTGCACGCGGCACATCAGGCTGCGCACTCACTCAAGTGGGCCATGGCTCTGTGTCTCGCGCGTCGGCCGGAATGGATGTCGGTGCGCGACATGTTCCGCCAACGTGAACAGACGAAGGCGATCTTCGCCGGAGCGCGCGAGTTCCTTCGTGGCCACCCGAAGATGATGCAGGACGCCCAGTCGATCACGCCGGTCATGTTGCGCCAGATCGTCAAGGACCCGATGCGGATGATCCACCTCAACCGGGCACTCCTCGGATTGATGGCGACTCCCAAGGAAGACCTCCCGCACGTCGTGACGGGCGACATCGGCGGCGCATTCGGATCGAAGAATTCGGTGCTGCGTGAGGACATTGCGCTGTGCGCCGTCGCGCAGCGTCTCGGTCGATCAATCAAGTGGATCGAGGACCGCAACGAACACCTCGTGCTCGGCGGTCAAGCCCGCGACGAGCAGGTTGCCGTCGAAGCGGCGGTGATGAATGACGGCACGGTGCGGGGTCTGCGCGCCAAGCTGACGATGGACGCAGGCGCCTATCCGGCCTTCCCGTTCGGAGCGCCGATGTTCTGCCGGATCATCCAGACGATGTTCCCCGGTCCGTACCGGTTCGACGCCATGCAGTTCGATATCGAAGTCGTTTCATCCAACAAACCGTCGTACGTCGCCTACCGGGGCCCATGGGCGGTGGAAACCTGGGTCCGCGAACGACTCTTCGATGTCATAGCGCGCGAACTGGGGATCAGCCGCGCCGAGATCCGACTGCGAAACATCATCGGTCCCGAGATGCTCCCGACCTCGATGGTGACCGGTCCGACGCTCGACGTGCGCATGTCGGCCAGGACCACCCTCGAGAGGGCGCTCGAGATAGCCGACTTCGACCACTGGGCCGAGCATCAGGCGGCGGCCCGCGAGCAGGGTCACCGCCTGGGCCTCGGAATCGCGACCTACATCGAAGCCGCTCCGGGCCCGCCCGGATTCATGGACTACGTCGCGCCCGGCTTGTCTGCGTTGGCCGCAGAGCCGATCCACGCAGTCCTCGAACGTGATGGTGGCGTCACGGTGCACACCCAGCAGGTGCCCCATGGTCAGGGCCACGAAACGACACTTGCGCAGGTGGCGGCCGACGAGCTCGGCGTTCCCGTTGAGGCCGTCCGAGTCCGCTACGGCGACACCAACATTGCGCCGTTCGGTATCGCGGGAACCGGCGGAAGCCGATCGGCTGCGATGGCCGGCGGTGCGGTCGGGGTCGCCGCGCACACGTTGCGCGAGCACATTGTCGACATCGCCGCGGACCTGCTGGAGGCATCGCCGGCCGACATCGTCATCGAAGACGGTGGCATTCACGTCGCTGGCATCCCCGCGATGTCGCGGACGTTCCGCGACATCGCCGAGGAAGCGATGCGGCGTGGCGTAGTCGGCAACACCGACCGACTGGGCCGAGGTGAGGCCATCCGGATTCACCAGGACTGGAACGGTGGCGAAGGCGGCTGGGCTCAGTCCACCCACGTGTGCTGGGTCGACGTCGATCTCGAAACCGGCCAGGTGACAATCCCCCGCTACGCCGTCGTGGAGGACTGCGGCCAGATGATCAACCCAGCGATCGTCGAAGGCCAGATTCGCGGTGGCGTCGCGCAGGGCGTGGGCGCGGTGTTCTACGAGAAGACGACGTACGGGGAGGACGGACAGCCCCGTTCGGGGACTTTCATGGACTACCTGATACCGACCACGATGGAGATTCCCGAGATCGAGATCCACCACGTCGAGACACCGTCGGACATCGCGTACAACTATCGAGGCGTTGGCGAAGGTGGCATGATCGGCGCCCCGGCGGCCATCACCAACGCGGTGGAGGATGCCCTCGCCGACCTCGGCGTCAGGATCACCGAACAACACCTGCCGCCCACGAGGATCCTCGAGTTGGCCGGCGTCATACCTGAACGCACTGACCGATAG
- a CDS encoding vWA domain-containing protein codes for MYDADRLAVIFARRLRDEKMAISTGSVALFVSAISELDPADRDSLYWAGRAVLVKAPEDIDTFDRIFRSVWLGQPQDAPPAAMAVQESVDESEPEAGGAGLQSSTTTTAARYSPVEVLRGKDFGEYTAADFVSAQRLMADFRTSAAMRRSRRRRPAAWRRHSQPDIRATVRRALRTGGEPIRRAWYAPTLQPRRLVLLCDVSGSMDPYSRALLRFSQAAVAARRRVEAFTMGTRLTRLTRELLSRDPDEALRRAGAAVLDWSGGTRLGESLRDYNDEWGMRGMSRGAVVVILSDGCERGDPCVIAEQMARLSRVAHKVVWVNPLKASPGYAPLAQGMAAALPYTDEFVEGHNLDALGDLIDIISK; via the coding sequence ATGTATGACGCGGACCGGCTCGCTGTGATCTTTGCGCGTCGGCTGCGCGACGAGAAGATGGCCATTTCCACCGGTTCGGTCGCACTGTTCGTGTCGGCAATCAGCGAGCTCGACCCCGCCGACCGGGACAGCCTGTATTGGGCGGGGCGTGCGGTTCTGGTCAAGGCACCTGAGGACATCGACACCTTTGATCGGATATTCCGTTCGGTGTGGCTCGGTCAACCGCAGGATGCGCCTCCAGCGGCGATGGCCGTGCAGGAAAGCGTCGACGAGTCCGAGCCGGAGGCCGGGGGCGCTGGACTCCAGAGTTCGACCACCACGACCGCGGCGCGCTACAGCCCCGTAGAAGTCCTGCGTGGTAAGGACTTTGGCGAATACACCGCCGCTGACTTCGTCAGTGCGCAGCGGCTGATGGCCGATTTCCGCACGAGCGCAGCGATGCGACGCAGCAGGCGGCGACGGCCCGCCGCCTGGCGGCGGCACTCACAGCCTGACATCCGCGCCACTGTGCGCCGCGCGCTGCGCACCGGCGGAGAGCCCATCCGGCGAGCCTGGTATGCGCCTACTCTGCAACCCCGCAGGCTCGTCCTGTTATGCGATGTCAGCGGCTCGATGGACCCCTACTCCCGCGCGCTACTGCGGTTCTCACAGGCAGCGGTGGCAGCCCGCCGCCGTGTCGAGGCCTTCACCATGGGAACACGCCTGACCCGGCTGACACGGGAGTTGTTGTCCCGCGACCCGGATGAGGCGCTGCGTCGCGCGGGCGCCGCGGTGCTGGATTGGTCCGGCGGCACCCGACTGGGGGAGTCGTTGCGCGACTACAACGATGAGTGGGGGATGCGGGGTATGTCGCGCGGCGCGGTCGTGGTCATCCTCTCTGATGGCTGTGAGCGGGGTGACCCGTGTGTCATCGCTGAGCAGATGGCGCGGCTGTCACGCGTGGCGCACAAGGTGGTGTGGGTCAATCCGCTCAAGGCGTCACCTGGTTATGCCCCCTTGGCCCAGGGGATGGCCGCAGCACTTCCGTACACCGATGAATTCGTCGAAGGCCACAATCTGGACGCGCTGGGCGACCTGATCGACATCATCTCGAAATAA
- a CDS encoding AAA family ATPase: MSGGELVTTDAVRQLQADLAGVSYLADEGLATAIHLAVRLRRPLLLEGEAGTGKTEVARALARMFGAKLLRLQCYEGIDVSQAVYEWDYARQLLHLKAAETAGAQAVAAAEDELFSERFLVRRPLLQALDNHDGPPPVLLIDEIDRADDEFEAFLLEILSDFAVTVPELGTFAAEVPPLVILTSNRTRDLHDALKRRCLYHWVDHPGIDREVAIVRLRVPEASERLARRVAAAVEALRGLDLYKPPGVAETIDWARALAELGEPELPHIDIEHTLGWVLKYREDIEKVRAAGLDSLARVSGNDV; encoded by the coding sequence ATGTCGGGAGGTGAACTCGTGACGACTGACGCGGTCCGTCAGCTCCAAGCAGACCTTGCTGGCGTCAGCTACCTCGCGGACGAGGGGTTGGCCACTGCCATTCATCTCGCCGTGCGACTGCGGCGCCCGTTGCTACTCGAGGGAGAAGCCGGGACGGGCAAGACCGAGGTCGCCAGAGCCTTGGCGCGCATGTTCGGCGCCAAGCTGCTGCGCCTTCAGTGCTACGAGGGCATAGATGTGTCCCAGGCGGTGTACGAATGGGATTACGCCCGTCAGTTGCTGCATCTGAAGGCCGCGGAAACCGCTGGCGCGCAGGCGGTCGCAGCTGCCGAGGACGAACTCTTCTCAGAGCGATTCCTCGTCCGGCGACCGCTCCTACAAGCCCTCGACAATCATGACGGCCCCCCGCCGGTGCTGCTCATCGACGAAATCGACCGAGCCGACGACGAATTCGAGGCATTCCTTCTCGAGATCCTGTCTGATTTCGCCGTGACGGTCCCGGAACTCGGGACATTCGCGGCCGAGGTGCCGCCGCTGGTGATTCTGACCTCCAATCGCACCCGCGATCTGCACGACGCACTCAAACGACGCTGCCTCTATCACTGGGTGGATCATCCCGGCATCGACAGAGAAGTGGCCATCGTGCGGCTCCGCGTGCCCGAGGCGAGTGAGCGGCTGGCGCGACGGGTCGCAGCGGCGGTCGAGGCGTTGCGCGGACTCGACCTCTACAAGCCTCCGGGAGTGGCCGAGACGATCGATTGGGCGCGAGCACTGGCTGAACTGGGCGAGCCGGAGCTGCCGCACATCGACATCGAGCACACGCTCGGATGGGTGTTGAAGTATCGCGAGGACATCGAGAAGGTAAGGGCGGCAGGGCTCGACAGCTTGGCACGGGTGTCCGGCAACGATGTATGA
- a CDS encoding methyltransferase, whose protein sequence is MKQLTDQDETEILDLFLGMYYFQFLASAVELDLFTVLSRSPGLTREEVAEHLKLEIQPARILLLGCGAIGLLRKEGDRYFNTSGAERFFSRAQPANMIPAVRMANHIQFRPMARFAEALRSNTNVGLQEISGSAPNLYMRLAENPPLEQIFHEMMSLVSFGTAAFLAATLDLSRHRRLLDVGGGEAVNATTLAGRWPDLNVTVLDLPTVAETTSARLMEQGMSGRVTTLGGDCFSEELPGGFDAILFSRFLSIWSEEKVRGLLAKAARALPPGASLYVVDALQDDDEMGPPFVAHLCAYFLTLASGEGMARTWSEWTGWLEEAGFTSVSRQPLPGGMSEFLIEAVRK, encoded by the coding sequence ATGAAACAGCTCACCGACCAGGACGAGACCGAGATTCTCGATCTCTTTCTGGGGATGTACTACTTCCAGTTCCTGGCTTCAGCCGTCGAGCTCGACCTGTTCACGGTGCTCTCGCGGTCCCCCGGCCTCACGCGCGAAGAGGTTGCCGAACACTTGAAGCTCGAAATTCAGCCTGCGCGCATCCTCCTGCTCGGCTGCGGCGCGATCGGCCTGCTCCGAAAGGAGGGCGACCGCTACTTCAACACATCGGGCGCGGAGCGATTCTTCTCGAGGGCGCAGCCGGCGAACATGATCCCAGCGGTGCGAATGGCGAACCATATCCAATTTCGGCCCATGGCGCGCTTTGCGGAAGCGCTCCGATCCAACACCAATGTCGGACTGCAGGAGATTTCGGGATCGGCTCCCAACCTCTATATGCGGCTCGCGGAAAACCCCCCGTTGGAGCAGATTTTCCACGAGATGATGAGCCTCGTGTCGTTCGGGACCGCGGCTTTCCTCGCGGCAACGCTCGACTTGTCGCGCCACCGCAGGCTGCTCGACGTCGGCGGTGGTGAGGCCGTGAACGCCACCACCCTCGCGGGCCGTTGGCCCGACCTCAACGTAACCGTTCTCGACCTTCCGACGGTGGCGGAGACCACCAGTGCTCGCCTGATGGAGCAGGGGATGTCCGGGAGAGTCACCACGCTGGGCGGAGACTGCTTTTCGGAGGAACTCCCGGGAGGATTCGACGCCATCCTTTTCTCCCGGTTCCTCTCGATCTGGTCCGAGGAGAAGGTCCGTGGACTGCTCGCGAAAGCCGCGCGGGCGCTTCCGCCAGGCGCGAGCCTCTATGTGGTGGATGCGCTCCAAGACGACGACGAGATGGGTCCGCCCTTCGTGGCGCATCTTTGTGCCTACTTCTTGACGCTCGCCTCCGGGGAGGGGATGGCGCGAACATGGAGCGAGTGGACAGGGTGGCTGGAGGAAGCCGGTTTCACCTCCGTTTCACGCCAACCCCTGCCCGGCGGTATGTCCGAGTTTCTCATCGAGGCGGTGAGAAAGTAG
- a CDS encoding SDR family NAD(P)-dependent oxidoreductase, with protein MTTQERGRLFGKSAVITGAAFGIGRATAEHFAREGARLIVTDIQDEPLLTLAEDLRRADAEVETVVGDVSVEADAQQMIGTAVDRFGRLDVLVANAGIIPLGDAMEVTTSGWDEVMAVDGRGMFLTCKFAIEAMLPTGGGAIVCLSSISGLAGQKRQAAYGPAKFVATGLTKHLAVEWADRGIRVNAVAPGTIRTERVKQLPYEPGGAEYLAEIERMHPMGRIGEPAEVASAIVFLASDDASFITGAVLPVDGGYLAQ; from the coding sequence TTGACCACCCAAGAACGAGGACGCCTTTTCGGTAAGTCCGCCGTGATCACCGGTGCCGCGTTCGGCATCGGTCGGGCGACTGCCGAGCACTTCGCGCGCGAGGGCGCGCGCCTGATCGTGACCGATATCCAGGATGAGCCGCTGCTGACTCTGGCCGAAGATCTGCGGCGCGCTGACGCGGAGGTCGAGACGGTTGTCGGCGACGTCTCGGTCGAGGCGGACGCTCAGCAGATGATCGGTACGGCGGTCGACCGCTTCGGACGGCTCGATGTGCTCGTGGCCAACGCAGGCATCATCCCGCTCGGCGATGCGATGGAGGTGACCACCTCTGGTTGGGACGAGGTGATGGCCGTCGACGGTCGTGGCATGTTTCTCACGTGCAAGTTCGCGATCGAGGCGATGCTGCCGACCGGCGGTGGCGCGATCGTCTGTCTCTCCTCGATATCCGGCCTCGCCGGGCAGAAGCGACAGGCGGCTTACGGGCCCGCCAAGTTCGTCGCGACCGGATTGACCAAGCATTTGGCGGTCGAGTGGGCGGACCGCGGGATCAGAGTCAACGCCGTTGCTCCCGGAACGATTCGAACTGAGCGCGTCAAGCAGCTCCCGTACGAGCCGGGTGGCGCGGAGTATCTGGCGGAGATCGAACGCATGCACCCAATGGGCCGTATCGGCGAACCCGCCGAAGTCGCGAGTGCGATCGTCTTCCTCGCTTCCGACGACGCCTCCTTCATCACCGGTGCTGTGTTGCCCGTGGACGGGGGATATCTAGCGCAGTAA
- a CDS encoding amidohydrolase family protein has translation MVDPSGLVLISVDDHTVEPPDMFAKRVPARYADDAPRIVEDTDGSVAWVYDGMKLPNIGLNAVAGRPNDEWGFEPSRFEDMRKGCYDVDARVEDMNACGVLASVCFPSFPTISGALFTYRGDREISAVMVKAYNDWHIEDWCGAHPDRFIPMGILPLWDPGKSANEVRRLASLGCRAVTVPQHVGNYGQPPWQDPHWDVLWEAICENNTVVNIHIGTGGGMPVPSDQTSYLAYNSMLALDTGRFTADLLFSRVVKEFPTIKFALSEGGIGWIPFLLERFEDIYGRQRAWTGDDLGDGNTPTDVFRRNFLSCFIRDRVGIENRHRIGVETICWEMDYPHSDSSWPDAPEQLAKELEGCSPDEIEAICWRNAANAFGYNGVERLGREACTVAALRAKVTDKDLSTPKVDVDRIPKPGTQALTYGEMRERMATIMTGGTSSS, from the coding sequence ATGGTCGATCCGTCCGGTTTGGTCTTGATCAGCGTGGACGACCACACGGTTGAGCCACCGGATATGTTCGCCAAGCGGGTTCCCGCACGCTATGCGGATGACGCACCGCGGATCGTCGAGGACACCGACGGCTCGGTGGCCTGGGTCTACGACGGTATGAAGCTCCCCAATATCGGCTTGAACGCCGTGGCTGGCCGTCCGAACGACGAATGGGGCTTCGAGCCGTCTCGATTCGAGGACATGCGTAAGGGCTGCTACGACGTGGATGCACGCGTCGAGGACATGAACGCCTGCGGAGTACTCGCCTCGGTGTGCTTCCCATCGTTTCCCACCATCTCGGGTGCGCTGTTCACCTACCGGGGCGATCGCGAAATCTCCGCGGTGATGGTCAAGGCCTACAACGACTGGCATATCGAGGATTGGTGTGGCGCTCATCCCGACCGCTTCATCCCGATGGGAATCCTTCCGCTATGGGATCCTGGCAAATCCGCAAACGAAGTACGGCGACTCGCCTCCCTCGGTTGCCGCGCGGTGACGGTTCCCCAACACGTCGGCAATTACGGCCAGCCGCCGTGGCAGGACCCCCACTGGGATGTGTTGTGGGAAGCGATTTGTGAGAACAACACAGTCGTGAACATCCACATCGGGACAGGGGGAGGAATGCCCGTTCCATCCGACCAGACGAGTTATCTGGCCTACAACTCGATGCTGGCGTTGGACACCGGCAGGTTCACCGCTGACCTTCTGTTCTCGCGCGTCGTCAAGGAGTTCCCGACCATCAAGTTCGCCTTGTCGGAGGGTGGTATCGGGTGGATCCCGTTCCTACTGGAGCGCTTTGAGGATATCTACGGTCGTCAGCGCGCATGGACAGGAGATGACCTCGGTGATGGCAACACTCCTACTGATGTATTCCGTCGGAACTTCTTGTCCTGCTTCATCCGTGACCGCGTTGGCATCGAGAATCGGCACCGTATCGGCGTTGAGACCATCTGCTGGGAAATGGATTACCCGCATTCGGACTCGAGTTGGCCCGATGCCCCCGAACAGCTCGCCAAGGAGCTCGAGGGTTGCAGTCCCGATGAAATCGAGGCCATCTGCTGGCGCAATGCGGCGAACGCGTTTGGCTACAACGGTGTCGAGCGGCTCGGTCGAGAAGCCTGCACCGTCGCTGCGCTGCGCGCGAAAGTCACCGATAAGGATTTGTCGACCCCGAAGGTCGATGTCGATCGCATCCCGAAGCCCGGTACGCAGGCACTCACCTATGGCGAGATGCGGGAGCGGATGGCGACCATCATGACCGGCGGTACGTCCTCATCGTAA
- a CDS encoding aldehyde dehydrogenase family protein has protein sequence MATFSIQSQLDSATLPPAKMLIDGQWIEGALEPVRHVHPTTDEAIFDVPGGDAQAVGAAVGAARRAFDDGPWARMPGRERARYLRRIADAIREDADNLAALLSLDNATPAAFVGYYQMGAEYPADLFDSYAGWIDKITGETYPQWEADQPFVFTTHEPVGVVGLITPWNAPLGLMSQKVAPALAAGCTVVAKPSEMAPLTSLRLGELIAEADLPPGVFNLITGAGTDVGTALVSDRRVDKVSFTGSRAVGGQIASSMGARIGRVSLELGGKSPALVFADGDIGLAVAMAAGNAFLGLSGQVCVCQSRILVERPIYDDVVGQLVGFAAAASYGDPFDPTVTAAPMISVAHMNRVNGHISRAVKDGAAVAAGGAKRPAGAPDSGNFVSPTVLVDVDNSMAVAQEEIFGPVLCVIPFDSEDEGIRIANDTEYGLGAAVYTKDVSRAVRVGAALRAGNVGINTWTLQPHAPFGGVKQSGLGAENGRAGIMEYLDTKTTFIR, from the coding sequence ATGGCCACTTTCTCCATCCAAAGTCAGCTCGATTCGGCGACGCTGCCTCCGGCGAAGATGCTCATAGATGGGCAATGGATCGAGGGTGCCCTCGAACCGGTCCGCCATGTGCACCCGACCACAGACGAGGCCATCTTCGATGTGCCAGGCGGCGATGCGCAAGCCGTCGGCGCCGCCGTGGGGGCCGCACGCCGCGCGTTCGACGACGGGCCCTGGGCGCGCATGCCAGGACGGGAACGCGCGCGGTACTTACGCCGTATCGCTGACGCAATCCGCGAGGACGCTGACAACCTGGCCGCGCTGCTATCGCTGGACAACGCGACACCAGCGGCGTTCGTCGGCTATTACCAGATGGGCGCCGAGTATCCGGCCGACCTTTTCGACAGTTACGCCGGCTGGATCGACAAGATCACCGGCGAGACCTACCCGCAGTGGGAGGCCGACCAACCGTTCGTCTTCACGACCCACGAACCCGTCGGCGTCGTCGGGTTGATCACGCCGTGGAACGCGCCACTGGGGCTGATGAGCCAGAAAGTGGCGCCCGCCTTGGCCGCCGGGTGCACCGTGGTGGCGAAGCCCTCTGAAATGGCGCCGCTGACCAGCCTTCGTCTGGGCGAGTTGATCGCCGAAGCCGATTTGCCGCCCGGAGTGTTCAACCTCATCACCGGCGCAGGCACTGATGTCGGTACTGCGCTGGTCTCCGACCGGCGAGTGGACAAGGTGTCTTTCACCGGTAGCCGGGCGGTTGGCGGACAGATCGCATCGTCGATGGGCGCGCGGATCGGCCGCGTCTCACTGGAATTGGGCGGTAAGAGTCCCGCGCTTGTCTTCGCCGACGGTGATATCGGATTGGCGGTTGCGATGGCGGCCGGCAACGCCTTTCTGGGACTGTCGGGGCAGGTCTGTGTGTGCCAGTCGCGAATCCTGGTCGAGCGCCCCATCTACGACGACGTCGTCGGGCAGCTGGTCGGATTCGCCGCCGCGGCGAGTTACGGCGATCCGTTCGACCCGACGGTCACCGCGGCGCCGATGATCAGCGTCGCGCACATGAACCGCGTGAACGGACACATCAGCCGAGCCGTGAAAGACGGCGCGGCAGTGGCTGCGGGCGGCGCAAAGCGTCCTGCGGGTGCACCCGACTCAGGCAACTTCGTGTCGCCAACCGTGCTCGTCGACGTCGACAACAGCATGGCCGTGGCGCAGGAAGAGATCTTCGGGCCCGTGCTGTGCGTGATCCCATTCGACTCCGAGGATGAGGGCATCCGCATTGCCAACGACACCGAGTACGGACTCGGCGCGGCGGTGTACACCAAGGACGTCAGCAGAGCAGTCAGGGTCGGTGCAGCGCTTCGGGCCGGAAACGTCGGTATCAATACCTGGACTCTGCAGCCTCACGCACCTTTCGGCGGAGTCAAACAATCGGGGCTCGGTGCGGAAAACGGCCGCGCTGGAATCATGGAGTACCTCGACACCAAAACGACGTTCATTCGCTGA
- a CDS encoding thiolase family protein translates to MHPSLTNEVVISGIGQSDIGRRLGRDPLQLTVDACLAAVEDAGLTLADIDGLTTYPGASMAGKGFSGAGLREIHDALGIRPNWVAGGVEYPGQLGAVVDAMLAVAGGMAKHVLCWRSIWEGTAQGADRRRGYGVAAGSRATGQLGWQLPYGAAAANLAALQIRSRMHRFGLTREQLGQIAIAQRAHAKLNPKAVYNEPIDLDTYLDARMVSDPLCMYDCDIACDGATAFVVSRAEHASALDHPGVVVEALDCAHHDRFLYEGGQDIGRLNSRWSTLWDRTDFGPSDVDYASLYDGFSVFVLCFLEDFGFCGYGESGEWIADPTRFSLGGELPINTAGGQLSGGRLHGFGHLHEACVQIRSEGGARQVADAGLAACGVGGANSGTTMMLLRRA, encoded by the coding sequence ATGCACCCGAGTTTGACCAACGAAGTCGTCATCAGTGGCATCGGCCAGTCCGACATCGGACGTCGGCTCGGTCGGGATCCGTTGCAGCTCACCGTAGATGCATGTCTGGCAGCGGTCGAGGATGCGGGTTTGACGCTGGCCGACATCGACGGCCTCACCACGTACCCAGGTGCGTCGATGGCAGGCAAGGGTTTCTCTGGCGCGGGGTTGCGGGAGATCCACGATGCTCTTGGCATCCGACCGAACTGGGTGGCCGGCGGTGTCGAATACCCCGGCCAGCTCGGCGCCGTCGTCGATGCCATGCTCGCCGTCGCCGGCGGAATGGCGAAACATGTCCTGTGCTGGCGGAGCATCTGGGAGGGAACGGCGCAGGGAGCAGACCGTCGCCGCGGCTACGGAGTGGCCGCCGGATCACGGGCGACGGGTCAGCTGGGATGGCAATTGCCATACGGGGCAGCAGCCGCCAACCTCGCTGCGCTGCAGATCCGTTCGCGTATGCACCGATTCGGCCTGACCAGGGAGCAGCTGGGTCAGATCGCGATCGCCCAACGGGCGCACGCCAAACTGAATCCCAAGGCCGTCTACAACGAACCGATCGACCTCGACACCTATCTCGATGCACGAATGGTGTCCGACCCGCTCTGTATGTACGACTGCGACATCGCCTGCGACGGTGCGACGGCGTTCGTCGTGTCGCGTGCCGAACACGCGTCCGCTCTCGACCATCCCGGGGTCGTCGTCGAGGCGCTGGATTGCGCGCATCACGACCGCTTCCTCTACGAAGGCGGTCAGGACATCGGTCGGCTGAACTCGCGGTGGTCGACGCTCTGGGACAGGACCGACTTCGGCCCGAGTGATGTCGACTACGCGTCGCTGTATGACGGTTTCAGCGTGTTCGTTTTGTGTTTCCTCGAGGATTTCGGATTCTGCGGGTACGGCGAATCGGGGGAGTGGATCGCGGATCCGACGCGGTTCTCGCTTGGCGGCGAGTTGCCGATCAATACTGCAGGCGGCCAACTTTCAGGCGGCCGCCTGCACGGCTTCGGCCACCTACACGAGGCGTGTGTCCAGATTCGGAGTGAGGGCGGCGCTCGCCAAGTAGCCGATGCTGGACTTGCCGCTTGCGGTGTCGGCGGCGCGAACAGCGGTACGACGATGATGCTTCTCCGACGAGCCTGA